A portion of the Terriglobales bacterium genome contains these proteins:
- a CDS encoding response regulator transcription factor, whose protein sequence is MKTSLPNHNHKRQPIRIAVIETDPLRFAGLHTLLNSASDLELTFTSLSEMGARQNIDLALLGNHIGPNLFEAMATLRAARPDLRVIVMGSGMDEENILKAIAGGAKGYIDEAADPSEFINAIRAVNHGSVWAPRRVLSLFIERVSNSPGRIFPAGRVTFTDREKEVLEMLVAGRSNKEIGAPLGITERTVKAHVAKLMRKVGVQNRIALSVHAITNSLVFVAK, encoded by the coding sequence ACCTCTCTTCCTAATCATAATCATAAGAGACAGCCCATCCGTATTGCTGTAATCGAGACCGACCCGTTGCGGTTTGCGGGTTTGCATACCCTGTTAAATTCAGCGTCGGATTTAGAGCTAACCTTTACTTCCCTCTCGGAAATGGGCGCCCGGCAGAACATTGATCTTGCGCTCCTCGGGAACCATATCGGCCCCAATTTGTTCGAGGCGATGGCCACCCTGCGAGCGGCACGTCCTGACCTGCGCGTCATCGTGATGGGCTCCGGGATGGATGAAGAAAACATCCTCAAGGCCATTGCCGGCGGGGCCAAGGGTTATATTGACGAAGCCGCGGATCCAAGTGAGTTTATCAACGCGATCCGGGCGGTGAACCATGGGTCGGTGTGGGCGCCACGGCGAGTGCTCTCTCTGTTCATTGAACGCGTGAGCAACTCACCGGGACGCATCTTCCCTGCTGGCCGGGTGACTTTTACCGACCGCGAAAAAGAGGTGCTGGAAATGCTGGTCGCGGGTCGATCCAATAAGGAAATCGGCGCTCCCCTGGGCATCACCGAGCGCACCGTCAAAGCGCACGTCGCAAAACTGATGCGTAAAGTGGGAGTACAAAACCGAATCGCGCTTTCGGTGCACGCCATCACAAACTCACTGGTCTTTGTGGCCAAATGA